GAATGTTCGAAAGAGTAACGACACCAGTTCATAGGGTAAACTCAAAGCCCCAACTAAAAACTTCAAAAACTTATACCTAAAGTGCAGGGAACTGCATAAGCCAACTATCTGCAATCCTCAACTAAATTGTGTGTACTAAACTACAATACTACCATAAATGCATTTATTAAAGTGATACTGAAGAGTGAAAGGACTTGAACAGAAAACATGCTGATAACTTGCAGTGTTATCTTGCTACTGGGTTCAAATTCGTTGTTCTGGTTGTCAGCTGGCTGGAAGAAGATTACcagaatattaaaattatatggtAACCTAATACTGACTTACTCAAATAGTACTTATAAATCATACTATAATCTGATTATTGATTTAATGTATgtgaaaattagaaataaaatccTCATTCCTGGATAGACAGCCAAACTGTAAATATATTCAGTACAACTAATTTACCTTTTGCCTATACAAGTCCATGCCTCTTTCTTTTGCAGATGAAAATGTTACCCAACAACAAGCAGCCATAATAAAAGAGCATGAAAACGTAAATAACTGGGCATAAGAACATCCCCCCCTCCCTCTATATTAATACATGCTTACATTAATGTAATCTAACTTGTACTATAGAACTGCCGATTGAGCTTAGTTCATTTGGCATTGAGCGTGCTTAAGTGCGTTTTATCCTCCAATTTAAAAGTTGTATAAAGGAAACTAATATAAAAGAActacaataaaatatttacgtGATTgcttgttaataataataaaaatgttcATCCACCAGAATCTACTCTGAAAATTTTAGGATGATAAATTGGAAATTCAATCCTTTTTCTGTCTTACCAACTATTTTAAATCCTTAAACATGAATTGAAGGAGACAAATGTTGAAGCAGATAATTAAAAGAAGAAATCAAACGTACCCATAACCAGGCAAATCCACTATATACCAACTTTTATTCACCAAGAAATGATTAATAAGCTGTGTCTTCCCTGCATATTCAACAATCCCACAACAacgataataacaaaaataaaaaataaactcaGAAATGGGGATgtaaaagaaagaagaattttaaactttaaggagaaaaaaattgaaaaatataccGACCTGGTTTCTTTGAAGTAAGAGCAACTTCTTTTTTCCGAACCAAAGCATTAATAAGTGAAGATTTGCCCACATTAGACCGACCCAAGATTGCAAACTCGGGTCGGTCATCTTTGGGGCAATCCTTAGCCCGACCGCTACTCTTCACAAACTCCACTTCCTTAATCTGAGAATGACCCGCATAAGGTCCGACTACAATGTTGGAACCCGGCAATATCATTTCATCCGTTACGTCTTCCGGGTCGACCCCGGGTGGCACGAACAACACCGTCTTCGCAAACCGCGCCCGTTCGGACATCGGTTGCTTGGCGGCCCTTGAAGCTGACACGTCGGGTTTCGATTCGGGGCGCTTATGGGTTGAGTGAGAGATGGTTTTGTTGAAAGAGAAAAGGAAAGATGCTGATTTGGGAAGTGGAGAAGGAGGAGACAGAAACAACGTGAGACTAAGAGACAAGAGACGATTTCGAAGgagcatttttttttttattgggaAGGATTGATTAACAACTGTTGAAGTAAGTAGCTTTATTTTTTGAGCCTCTAAGACTCTTAACTTACATGAGCTTAAGCAGCTGGAATTTTTGTTTGTTTGCCGAGGAAATTGAAAGAAAGAGAAGGGAAACTATAGGGCCTGTCCTCGGACCTAAactttaaataattatattttcttCTGGGTTTTCTAGTTTGAACTTGGGCTTGAGGGTGAAAACGAAGTTGTTTCAGAAAGAGTTTGCCACTAGTATTTCTATTTGGGTCATCTAACAAAATGTTCCCATACTATCAACAAAATTCTATATTGGTCCTAAACTTTACAATGTTCTGATTAAAGTAGTTAGAACTGTACCGGTGGAGATACTCTTTTTCTACTCATACCGGAATATATTAGTATATgtattttttcaaatttattattatttttaaaaattattttatatatatttataaatatcaaatataatattaaataaatcttaaatataaaatactctccaataaaattcaaaaatacaatCAATCATTaaataaactcaaaataaataagttaaaaaattatTCCATATCTTAACTAGAAAGACTATCTCATACTATGCATGTATTATATAATCATTTgacaaatcaaaaataaataataaaattttaaatttcaattttgtatCAATTAGTACACCATATTTCGATTGGTACATCATATTCCAACTATTAAGGACAAAACCAATCGGTATGATTGATACTGATAGAAAGTTGCATTGGAATgaaatctaattttttttttttttagtttattacCACAACAGAGCATTTCGACCAATACAGATGATACCGGAATGAAATTGATTACCTTGGTTCTCATTAAATTCTCAAAATACCAATATTATATTAGTCATATACTTCTATCAACCTACTCACCAATTTAAGCATTAAATAGAGTTCATATTTAACATGGAGCATAGTTAAATGACACGATCACATTATAAGTAATGTAGCATAATTAACATAAATCTATCATGTTTAAAAAGTActactaaaaaattaaaaaattattatttttaaaacacaTCAAATCTAAGTGATTTATGCAATAGATAGATATATATTTGTAAGTTTTCACGTGTTTTAAACTAGCATTTAATGCTTAaactaacataaaataaaaagcttAATTGGTAcaatatttgtaacaccctatatcTGGTCCGGTCATTGAACCCGAGTTACGGGTTAAAGAATTGGGTTAGTAAATCAGGAATTAGTAAATCAGAAACCATAATTAGGTTAGATAATTAAAAAACTAGGGAtagttaaataaaatattaaaataattagaattaaaaaatttaggttaagaaattaaaattaaatattcggGAATTAATTTGGTTAAAACGAATTCTAAAAACGAGACttgatttgaaaataattttgaaattggtTTTAATTGAAAAccaagttgaaattggttttAATTGAAaaccaaggactaatttgaaaaagaaagaaaattgtaGGTGGTCAAAAGGGCAAATGCCAATTTTTAAAATCAGGTAGGCTATTTAAAACCACCCATGTTTCTTCCCTCCCATTCTTCATCTCTTcaaaaaaattttccaaacaCCAATTCTTTTTTTTCTCTCGAAATTAGTTCAtcctttttatttctaagctttCCAAACATATAATCTCCTTTCAATCTCAAAGAATACTTATGATTTCATCCTCAATTTCTCTAAAAGTTCTTTACATGTTCAAACTCGAATTAGATTCGTAGCTTGTCAATTTTGCAAAGTTGAAGTAACATTCTGACTTTTCATGATTAAATTAGGTGTGTTAGCtttttaaattgagttttaaTCAATTAATTCATGATTTCAACATATCTTTTGATTTTAATTTGATTTCGAGCTTGAAAATGATAGATCTcattttattgagttaaagtACTATTTAAAATCtcttttcaatttattttgatCTTATTAGAAGGTTTTCAATCCTAATTTAACAAATATTTAagtaattttgaaatatttgaaTGATCTATTCACTTTAAAGCTCCTTTGACGTAATTTTTCCAGAAAAATGAGATTCACGAAATTTGACTAAATTTAaggtttaaatttgaaattagatGATATTTAGGAAGATTAGgatcaaaattaaggtttagaAATAAGGTTTGACTGGTGAAATTGTATTTTCGGCAAAACTAGCTAAGTTTTTTATATAGAGATTTAGAGGCTTTGATCTAtgattttaaagttatttaatcTTGTTGCTATGGTTTGTAATGCCTTTGTATTGTGTTTGATGTGTATGTAAAGTGCCAACTCATTTGGGAGCCTCAACAAACTAGGACAAAGTCAAACAAAAGCTCACTTTAGCTTATTATGAAGGCTAGTTGCTAAGGTAAGTGATCTTGTGTGCTATAGTTAATGCACAAAACAATGAGTTAAAAGGGGCTTAGATGACTAAATCATCTAATATAAGTCCTTGAAGTAAGTGTTCTTACTTAACCTGTAACGctcccacgcccgagaccatcgtcggagtcgagtatgaggtgttactaagcttaatttaacatatttagaactttagattatttatttctacattcacagcttttaagctacttgcatcacagtcaaaagaaaatcatatctcgagttctgaaactcaaatcaagatccgtaaattttcctaaatctaaactcatatacctatctactaattttttctagaattttggttgggccaattagtacagtttattagttaaagttacccctgttttaggACTTGGTAGTCGACCTCATTTACTAcaaaccatatttctctctgtacaaaatccatatgactatgaggtttaattatcctgaaactaggctcaataaggattctgagaatataaaataatttatggtgaatttctaaagttggagcAGGGATTCAGAAGCTGCTAtgacctgtttcactaaaattcaaatatcttgtaacatataattccattacctgtttcatttgtttcatgtgaaactatacataataagcttcaatttgatatgtagtccatcaccaagttcaatttctatgatttttagtaaatttttaaactcgcgtCGGTGTTGCTTGCGAGatacatttatggcaaatttcatcccttttatgagtttttatgcactaagtatcttaataattttccttaacatcaaatataatctaaactaactattttcataatttatcattatcaagcatttcctcaaccattccatcaccataccataagatcatttacacaaaaaggtatattgctatacatgccatacttaaatttacaagccattaccaaaagtctttcggatagtgtggtgagccttgacctatcccgactctgagttgGCTTGTCcgaaactacaatgagtaagaaggaggagtaagcataaatgcttagtaagttcatatgcaaataataagtaacataacaagcagtcataccaatcaacattagcatgtatcactaaaacacatatcacattttaatcattttcatcatcttattaccttatcgtggttgtatcaatactcaacccgagggttaaatacatacctgtccaaaatatccatttcacatcacttaccaatacgtctctttacatctcgaatattcctccatttgagtagaactttaccgttgaacacatcgaatataattggatacatggataacttgcacataagtgccatatatgcaatcaagcaatcatgtaacccgcccatagcgaactcggactcaactcaacgagctcgggcgttcgcatccataagtgaactcggactcaactcaacgagttcggatgcctagttacatctcacgaactcggactcaactcaacgagttcggacattcgcatccataagtgaactcggactcaactcaacgagttcggatgctcaaccatcctagtgacatgtcacttgtatcctaatctattcctaaggttcaaacgggcttttcctcgaacacttatccttgccgtcttccgtagaatgccaaatcaatactggtaacaattatatttaacaagtagttcacataatttacatattatttgaaattaaccacaaagcatacatttcataataaaattcagcataacatataattaacatcaataacttaaaataaccattatgctacattatttacacatgaacttaccttggtaccaaaatacaaagattttgcaatttagtccacaatcttttcttttcctcgattgaggtcgattccacgtctttcttgatctaaaataacacatttagcttatttaatactcacattatcaaattaatccttaactcaaattttggcaaaattacaattttaccctaaacttttgcatatttacatttttgcccctaggctcgggatgaaaatttattccttattcttatgttttacaacatgctgatcacttttctcttctatggcaacatcaaattctcactgtaacatgtacttgtgactattaggtatttttaccgattaagcccttttactcgtttttgcttaaaatcgagtagtacaagttgtctaacataatttaaaacttcatattctatcataaaacatcaaaatacacaaatttcacctatgggtatttttccaaatataaaccctaggttaaattattgctaacataagctttatcgagttctagggatctcaaaaacgtaaaatcattaaaagcgggcttggaatcacttactatggagcttagaagcttgaaacaaaccctagctatggagaacccttgaaatttcggcctaatgaagaagatggacaaaattagcttttaattttgttttaattcattttaataactaaatgaccaaaatacccttactactaaactttccaaaattccttccatgtcctaatttttccatcaacttaaaattggtcaaatttctatttaagacctcctcattaatattccaaaacaatttcatactaaaacttctagaatgcaagttttgcaacttattcgatttagtccctactttcaatttaagcactttaggcatagaatttcatcacgaaattttcacacaatcatgcaatcatatcataaacctcaaaataattataaaataattatttctatctcagatttatggtcacgaaaccactattccgattaggccctaattcgggatattacataacCTTTGCTATTCTATGAACAAGCTCACTTATGTTATAATATGCTAAAGTGTGTGATGTGCATATTTATGTTGGATATATGAATTAATATGTCTTGTGGATAGCTGGTATTACACACACATCTCTGGTATAAAAGTAAATTTGGCTTAATGAGCAAAGTTTTAGCACTTGCAATGCAATATGTGAACATGTGCAAGTGTTTGGCCAAGGTAAAGCATGATATGTGTAGTGTGTATAAACCAGAAAataaatgtgtaaaatggatATATTAGCCTTGTGAACCTTTGAAAACATTGGATATAGTGGGCATGCCATAAGATTTGAGTACTCAtttatatgttttgttattaAGACATGTGAAGGGATAAGGAAAAGCATTGCTCCATTCATGGGAcatattggtgtgttggagagtgttagctttatgctacACTTACTTAGGACATGTAGACTCTTTGGAGTCATGGTGTGATAAAGATTTGAGTATCTAATGAGATCCATTGTTATGCATTTTCATCTTCACAAGTTGCCAATGTATCAATATGATATGATGTTTCATGATGCTATGTGATAAGTACATTTAGCATGCTTGCTTTAACTCTTGAGTTTGTGATTTATTATAGTATTTGGAGTACTCACTAAGCTTGGTTAAGTTCACATTCTTTTGTGTCTATTTTTGCAGAGAAATTGCTTGTATGGAATGGTGAAGTGGGCAAGCTTGAGATCCAAAGGTAAAGGCATCTTGGTTAAACATATGAAATGATCTTGGTTAATAAGGGATAACAATGTGGGTTTATATTGAAGAATTAgactttatatttattttggtttggtttgtaaatggactttCCATGGATTGTTTAAGGACTTTTATAACTGTTTTGTGGATGTTTTAATTGCTTGGATGATTGCATGAAGTATGTTAGATGAATGTTTAGTTAAATTGTTGAATAACAAGCATGTGATTTGTTGATTTGTGGTTAACATGGCTTAAATGATATGTTGAGAGCTTGGATAGATGCAAAATGGCCCAATAGCAAGGAATGTACCTTTATTGCACTTTAACTTGCCTTATATGTAAATTTGTTAAGTTGAGTAAATTGGTTTGAGACTTTAGAAAAGCATGTTAGCTTAGGTGATTGATTTGGATGCCAAAATATGTTAATGTATGACCTTATGTGTTTGAGCATGATTAATAAGATTTAAGTATGCTATATGATATGTTAGAATAGGAAAAATGGCATGAAACCACGAATTGGTATGTACATTTGAGGATCAAAGTGTTATATGTAagtgtaacgcctcaattttcgggaatcctgtgaatgttggcataggtttaattatgttagtgggcctctagaaagcccaagcttaagatagaacctggcaattttagttaatttttgttccataacaaaaagggggtgaaattatgaaatagaacctatgtgaaaatgtttgaaaatgctataggctaaattgaagtggccaaataaataggagtgcaaaataggaggatttgcatgacaaacctcccattttacatgaagtggccagccatcatgttgttgtagacaaaatgtacacttgatatccataatttatggtacaaattgataataggttaggtaaatgttccatgataatgggttaggtaaatgtttcatgataatgggttaggtaaatgtttcatgataagaatttcatgtcttttgtattaaagaattaaatggatgaaatatgaagttttattaaaagaaaaaggggtgaaaagaacaaagttttgtccatctttgttcatcatagctgaaagttagagaagagaaaggagaggagaaagctcttgagtatttggtcattaggaggaggaaaattgaaggtaagttcttggtaccttgctt
This is a stretch of genomic DNA from Gossypium arboreum isolate Shixiya-1 chromosome 11, ASM2569848v2, whole genome shotgun sequence. It encodes these proteins:
- the LOC108465553 gene encoding GTP-binding protein At2g22870, translated to MLLRNRLLSLSLTLFLSPPSPLPKSASFLFSFNKTISHSTHKRPESKPDVSASRAAKQPMSERARFAKTVLFVPPGVDPEDVTDEMILPGSNIVVGPYAGHSQIKEVEFVKSSGRAKDCPKDDRPEFAILGRSNVGKSSLINALVRKKEVALTSKKPGKTQLINHFLVNKSWYIVDLPGYGFARASNAARTDWSSFTKGYFLNRDTLVAVLLLIDASVPPQRIDLDCTNWLGRNNIPMTFVFTKCDKLKASKGKRPDENIRDFQELIRENYKQHPAWIMTSSVTGLGRDELLLHLSQLRNYWDQ